In a genomic window of Candidatus Korarchaeota archaeon NZ13-K:
- a CDS encoding RNA-processing protein (similar to yeast Dim2p protein that is essential for 40S ribosomal subunit; structural studies show binding to 3' end of 16S rRNA in complex with archaeal IF2 alpha), which translates to MREIRVLIPKERVGVLIGRRGSTKARLEEATKARIEVDSSTGEVIISFSEPPDDPLLPMKLESVVRAIGRGFNPEVAMMLLEDDYVLEVIDIRRFVGDTKNALTRMRGRLIGERGRARMYIEERTNTKISIYGHTVSIIGKTYDVVAAREAIISLLEGSMHSTAYRLMERKIAEMSKRRMMDEMMLDKALREKE; encoded by the coding sequence TTGAGGGAGATCAGGGTACTGATACCTAAGGAGAGAGTTGGCGTCCTCATAGGCAGGAGGGGCTCGACGAAGGCCAGGCTGGAGGAGGCGACGAAGGCCAGGATAGAGGTGGACAGCTCGACCGGTGAGGTCATAATAAGCTTTTCAGAGCCGCCGGATGATCCTCTCCTTCCAATGAAGCTGGAATCCGTTGTGAGGGCTATAGGAAGGGGGTTCAACCCCGAGGTGGCGATGATGCTCCTTGAGGACGACTACGTCTTGGAGGTCATAGACATAAGGAGGTTCGTCGGCGACACGAAGAACGCGCTCACGAGGATGAGGGGCAGGCTCATAGGTGAGAGGGGGAGAGCTAGGATGTACATAGAGGAGAGGACGAATACCAAGATATCGATTTACGGCCACACGGTCTCTATAATAGGGAAGACATATGACGTGGTCGCCGCCAGGGAGGCGATCATCTCCCTCCTCGAGGGCTCCATGCACTCCACGGCATATAGGTTGATGGAGAGGAAGATAGCGGAGATGAGCAAGAGAAGGATGATGGATGAGATGATGCTGGATAAGGCCCTGAGGGAGAAGGAGTGA